Proteins encoded in a region of the Solanum dulcamara chromosome 9, daSolDulc1.2, whole genome shotgun sequence genome:
- the LOC129904448 gene encoding probable leucine-rich repeat receptor-like protein kinase At1g35710 has translation MALSDNQLSGSIPTTLGDLMELETLYLYSNQLSGPIPSELGNLKNLNEMELSDNQLSGSIPTTLGDLIGLKILYLHSNQLSGPIPTELGNLKNLNDMELSHNQLSGSIPTTLGDLTGLKILYLHSNQLSGPIPTELGNLKNLNDMELSDNQLSGSIPTTLGDLTELKILYLDSNQLSGPIPSELGNLKNLNDMMLSDNQLSGSIPTTLGDLTELKILYLDSNQLSGPIPSELGNLKNLNVMELNNNQLSGSIPTTLGDLIDLKILYLHSNQLSGPIPNELAYLDNLVSLSMSRNDFSGQLPERLCQGGKLENLTVNSNNLTGPIPRSLSKCSSLKRVRFNNNSFSGNLSDAFGIHPELLFIDLSDNDFHGELSSNWGKCKKLTDLRIARNNIGGSIPQEIGNIKGLLGLDLSSNHLIGQIPKEFGKLTSLVNLFVQNNYISGNMPRELGSLIKLESLDLSDNRLNGSIPTFIGDFMHLFQLNLSNNKFGQNIPMEIGRITQLNVLDLSHNLLVGDMPPQLANLKVLVNLNLSHNGLSGCIPEELESLTGLQDVVLSYNELEGSIPNNKAFINASLEGNKGLCGNVTGFQPCKRPSSVVKKHSLAKGSKLILITVLPVMGALVLLCVFIGVPFMCDKRRKIGDVERRDDGWLSISMLDGKALYRDILNATEEFDAKFCIGQGGHGSAYKVNLPSLGNIAVKRLHSSFENTHPKSFMNEVRALTGIKHRNIVNLYGYCSNAHHSFLVYEYVERGSLSSILSNEVESKKLDWLKRVNIIKGVAFALSYMHQDCSPPIVHRDISSSNVLLDSEYEARVSDFGIAKLLKPDSSNCTTLAGTYGYVAPELAYTMKVTQMCDVYSFGVLSLEIIRGKHLGEYITVLANSSIIDHEQLSDLLDERLPYPEDRVKEVLVFIIKLACSCLLETPKSRPTMHFISHKLSSMDARPHTRQRNPHVRRAT, from the exons ATGGCGCTATCCGATAATCAGCTTAGTGGTTCAATTCCAACCACTTTAGGCGATTTAATGGAGCTTGAAACTCTCTACCTTTATTCTAACCAACTTTCTGGTCCCATTCCTAGTGAGTTGGGGAATTTGAAAAATCTCAATGAGATGGAGCTATCCGATAATCAGCTTAGTGGTTCAATTCCAACCACTTTAGGCGATTTAATTGGCCTCAAAATTCTGTACCTTCATTCTAACCAACTTTCTGGTCCCATTCCTACTGAGTTGGGGAATTTGAAAAACCTCAATGATATGGAGCTATCCCATAATCAGCTTAGTGGTTCAATTCCAACCACTTTAGGCGATTTAACTGGCCTCAAAATTCTGTACCTTCATTCTAACCAACTTTCTGGTCCCATTCCTACTGAGTTGGGGAATTTGAAAAACCTCAATGATATGGAGCTATCCGATAATCAGCTTAGTGGTTCAATTCCAACCACTTTAGGCGATTTAACGGAGCTCAAAATTCTGTACCTTGATTCTAACCAACTTTCTGGTCCCATTCCTAGTGAGTTGGGGAATTTGAAAAACCTTAATGATATGATGCTTTCCGATAATCAGCTTAGTGGTTCAATTCCAACCACTTTAGGCGATTTAACGGAGCTCAAAATTCTGTACCTTGATTCTAACCAACTTTCTGGTCCCATTCCTAGTGAGTTGGGGAATTTGAAAAACCTCAATGTTATGGAGCTAAACAATAATCAGCTTAGTGGTTCAATTCCAACCACTTTAGGCGATTTAATTGACCTCAAAATTCTGTACCTTCATTCTAACCAACTTTCTGGTCCCATTCCAAACGAACTTGCATATTTGGATAACTTGGTTTCCTTGTCAATGTCTCGCAATGACTTTTCAGGCCAGTTGCCCGAGCGGCTTTGCCAAGGTGGGAAACTTGAGAACTTAACAGTCAATAGTAATAATCTTACAGGGCCAATCCCAAGAAGCTTGAGCAAGTGCTCGAGTTTGAAAAGGGTTCGCTTCAATAACAACAGTTTTAGTGGGAATTTATCTGATGCTTTTGGCATCCATCCAGAACTTCTGTTCATTGATTTGAGTGACAATGATTTTCATGGTGAACTCAGCAGCAACTGGGGGAAATGCAAAAAATTGACTGATCTGCGGATAGCCAGAAATAACATTGGTGGCAGCATACCACAAGAAATTGGAAACATCAAAGGGCTTCTAGGACTAGATCTTTCATCTAATCATTTGATTGGGCAGATTCCAAAGGAATTTGGAAAATTAACCTCTCTGGTTAATCTTTTTGTGCAAAACAACTATATTTCAGGCAATATGCCTCGGGAACTTGGGTCACTGATAAAGTTAGAGTCCCTCGATCTGTCAGACAACAGATTGAATGGGTCGATCCCAACGTTTATAGGAGATTTCATGCACTTGTTTCAGTTGAACCTGAGCAATAACAAATTTGGCCAAAATATTCCAATGGAGATAGGGAGGATAACTCAGCTTAATGTACTTGATTTGAGCCATAATCTTCTGGTTGGAGATATGCCCCCTCAGTTAGCCAATTTGAAGGTGTTGGTAAACTTAAATCTTTCCCACAATGGCCTATCTGGGTGCATTCCGGAAGAACTCGAAAGTTTGACTGGTTTGCAGGATGTCGTATTGTCATACAATGAGTTGGAGGGTTCAATCCCTAATAATAAAGCTTTTATTAATGCTTCATTAGAAGGTAATAAAGGTCTTTGCGGCAATGTAACTGGATTTCAGCCCTGCAAAAGACCATCTTCTGTGGTGAAGAAGCACTCATTGGCGAAGGGAAGTAAACTCATCCTCATCACTGTACTTCCTGTTATGGGAGCACTAGTTCTACTCTGTGTTTTCATTGGTGTTCCGTTTATGTGTgataaaagaaggaaaattgGAGATGTTGAAAGAAGGGATGATGGTTGGCTTTCAATATCCATGTTAGATGGAAAGGCATTGTACAGGGACATCTTAAACGCCACAGAAGAGTTTGATGCAAAATTTTGCATCGGGCAGGGAGGACACGGAAGCGCTTACAAGGTAAACCTTCCATCATTAGGGAATATAGCTGTGAAGAGACTTCATTCTTCATTTGAGAATACACATCCCAAAAGCTTCATGAATGAAGTAAGGGCATTGACTGGGATCAAGCACCGGAACATTGTGAACCTCTACGGCTATTGTTCGAATGCACATCACTCATTCTTGGTTTATGAGTATGTGGAGAGGGGGAGTTTGTCTAGTATTTTGAGCAATGAAGTTGAGTCCAAGAAATTGGATTGGCTTAAAAGGGTGAATATCATCAAAGGTGTTGCTTTTGCTTTATCTTACATGCACCAGGATTGTTCACCACCAATTGTTCATCGAGACATATCAAGCAGTAATGTTTTGCTTGACTCCGAGTATGAAGCTCGTGTTTCAGATTTTGGCATAGCTAAGCTTCTCAAGCCAGACTCATCCAACTGCACTACGCTAGCAGGCACATATGGCTATGTTGCACCTG AGCTTGCATATACTATGAAGGTTACGCAAATGTGTGATGTGTATAGCTTTGGAGTATTATCATTGGAGATAATCAGAGGAAAGCATCTTGGGGAATACATTACTGTGCTAGCAAATTCATCGATTATAGATCATGAGCAGCTTAGCGATTTGCTGGATGAACGTCTTCCATATCCTGAAGATAGAGTAAAAGAGGTTTTGGTTTTTATCATCAAGCTAGCATGCTCTTGTTTGCTTGAAACTCCAAAATCAAGGCCAACAATGCACTTCATATCTCATAAGTTATCATCAATGGATGCACGTCCACATACTCGTCAGAGAAATCCCCATGTAAGGCGAGCTACATAA
- the LOC129903512 gene encoding probable leucine-rich repeat receptor-like protein kinase At1g35710 has protein sequence MIPRIFYFLQFFTLFTVTFASTEEATALLKWKATFLNQNNSLLASWTLSTDSCRDWYGVMCFNGRINRLNITNSSVVGTLYDFPFSSLPFLQYVDLSMNQFSGIIPPAIGNLTNLVYLDLSSNKFSGKVPPQIGSLSHSKLSGSIPAEIGKMKSLENLFLQSNNLSGLPGLKILYLYSNQLSGPIPNELGNLKNLNDMALSDNQLSGSIPTTLGDLMELETLYLYSNQLSGPIPSELGNLKNLNEMELSDNQLSGSIPTTLGDLIGLKILYLDSNQLSGPIPTELGNLKNLNDMELSHNQLSGSIPTTLGDLTGLKILWEI, from the exons ATGATTCCCagaatattttatttccttcaGTTTTTCACTCTCTTCACTGTTACTTTTGCTTCCACTGAGGAAGCAACTGCTCTCCTCAAATGGAAAGCAACTTTCCTAAACCAAAATAATTCCTTATTGGCTTCATGGACACTAAGTACTGATTCATGCAGGGATTGGTATGGAGTTATGTGCTTTAATGGTCGGATAAACAGGCTGAATATTACGAATTCTAGTGTTGTTGGTACACTCTATGATTTTCCATTTTCATCTCTCCCGTTTCTTCAATATGTTGATCTTAGCATGAACCAGTTTTCTGGTATCATCCCCCCTGCAATAGGAAACCTCACTAATCTTGTCTATCTTGACTTGTCGTCTAATAAGTTTTCAGGCAAAGTCCCACCTCAAATCGGCTCACTATCCCATAGTAAACTTTCTGGTTCAATTCCTGCAGAAATAGGGAAAATGAAGTCACTTGAGAATTTATTTTTACAGAGTAATAATCTTTCTGGTTTGCCTGGCCTCAAAATTCTCTACCTTTATTCTAACCAACTTTCTGGTCCCATTCCTAATGAGTTGGGAAATTTGAAAAACCTCAATGATATGGCGCTATCCGATAATCAGCTTAGTGGTTCAATTCCAACCACTTTAGGCGATTTAATGGAGCTTGAAACTCTCTACCTTTATTCTAACCAACTTTCTGGTCCCATTCCTAGTGAGTTGGGGAATTTGAAAAATCTCAATGAGATGGAGTTATCCGATAATCAGCTTAGTGGTTCAATTCCAACCACTTTAGGCGATTTAATTGGCCTCAAAATTCTGTACCTTGATTCTAACCAACTTTCTGGTCCCATTCCTACTGAGTTGGGGAATTTGAAAAACCTCAATGATATGGAGCTATCCCATAATCAGCTTAGTGGTTCAATTCCAACCACTTTAGGCGATTTAACTGGCCTAAAAATTCT TTGGGAAATTTGA
- the LOC129904167 gene encoding probable leucine-rich repeat receptor-like protein kinase At1g35710 has translation MIPRIFYFLQFFTLFTVTFASTEEATALLKWKATFLNQNNSLLASWTLSTDSCRDWYGVMCFNGRINRLNITNSSVVGTLYDFPFSSLPFLQYVDLSMNQFSGIIPPAIGNLTNLVYLDLSSNKFSGKVPPQIGSLSHSKLSGSIPAEIGKMKSLENLFLQSNNLSGLPGLKILYLYSNQLSGPIPNELGNLKNLNDMALSDNQLSGSIPTTLGDLMELETLYLYSNQLSGPIPSELGNLKNLNEMELSDNQLSGSIPTTLGDLIGLKILYLDSNQLSGPIPTELGNLKNLNDMELSHNQLSGSIPTTLGDLTGLKILYLHSNQLSGPIPTELGNLKNLNDMELSHNQLSGSIPTTLGDLTGLKILYLYSNQLSGPIPSELGNLKNLNEMELSDNQLSGSIPTTLGDLIGLKILYLDSNQLSGPIPTELGNLKNLNDMELSHNQLSGSIPTTLGDLTGLKILYLHSNQLSGPIPSELGNLKNLNDMALSDNQLSGSIPTTLGDLMELETLYLYSNQLSGPIPSELGNLKNLNEMELSDNQLSGSIPTTLGDLIGLKILYLHSNQLSGPIPTELGNLKNLNDMELSHNQLSGSIPTTLGDLTGLKILYLHFNQLSGPIPSELGNLKNLNEMELSDNQLSGSIPTTLGDLIDLKILYLHSNQLSGPIPNELAYLDNLVSLSMSYNDFSGQLPERLCQGGKLENLTVNSNNLTGPIPRSLSKCWSLKRVRFNNNSFSGNLSDAFGIHPELLFIDLSDNDFRGELSSNWGKCKKLTDLRIARNNIGGSIPPEIGNIKGLLGLDLSSNHLIGQIPKEFGKLTSLVNLFVQNNYISGNIPRELGSLIKLESLDLSDNRLNGSIPTFIGDFMHLFQLNLSNNKFGQNIPMEIGRITQLNVLDLSHNLLVGDMPPQLANLKVLVNLNLSHNGLSGRIPEELESLTGLQDVVLSYNELEGSIPNNKAFMNASLEGNKGLCGNVTGLQPCKRPSSVVKKHSLAKGRKLILITVLPVMGALVLLCVFIGVPFMCDKRRKIGDVERRDDGWLSISMLDGKALYRDILNATEEFDAKFCIGQGGHGSAYKVNLPSLGNIAVKRLHSSFENAHPKSFMNEVRALTGIKHRNIVNLYGYCSNAHHSFLVYEYVERGSLSSILSNEVESKKLDWLKRVNIIKGVAFALSYMHQDCSPPIVHRDISSSNVLLDSEYEARVSDFGIAKLLKPDSSNCTTLAGTYGYVAPELAYTMKVTQMCDVYSFGVLSLEIIKGKHLGEYITVLANSSIIDHEQLSDLLDERLPYPEDRVKEVLVFIIKLACSCLLETPKSRPTMHFISHKLSSMDARPHTRQRNPHVRRAT, from the exons ATGATTCCCagaatattttatttccttcaGTTTTTCACTCTCTTCACTGTTACTTTTGCTTCCACTGAGGAAGCAACTGCTCTCCTCAAATGGAAAGCAACTTTCCTAAACCAAAATAATTCCTTATTGGCTTCATGGACACTAAGTACTGATTCATGCAGGGATTGGTATGGAGTTATGTGCTTTAATGGTCGGATAAACAGGCTGAATATTACGAATTCTAGTGTTGTTGGTACACTCTATGATTTTCCATTTTCATCTCTCCCGTTTCTTCAATATGTTGATCTTAGCATGAACCAGTTTTCTGGTATCATCCCCCCTGCAATAGGAAACCTCACTAATCTTGTCTATCTTGACTTGTCGTCTAATAAGTTTTCAGGCAAAGTCCCACCTCAAATCGGCTCACTATCCCATAGTAAACTTTCTGGTTCAATTCCTGCAGAAATAGGGAAAATGAAGTCACTTGAGAATTTATTTTTACAGAGTAATAATCTTTCTGGTTTGCCTGGCCTCAAAATTCTCTACCTTTATTCTAACCAACTTTCTGGTCCCATTCCTAATGAGTTGGGAAATTTGAAAAACCTCAATGATATGGCGCTATCCGATAATCAGCTTAGTGGTTCAATTCCAACCACTTTAGGCGATTTAATGGAGCTTGAAACTCTCTACCTTTATTCTAACCAACTTTCTGGTCCCATTCCTAGTGAGTTGGGGAATTTGAAAAATCTCAATGAGATGGAGCTATCCGATAATCAGCTTAGTGGTTCAATTCCAACCACTTTAGGCGATTTAATTGGCCTCAAAATTCTGTACCTTGATTCTAACCAACTTTCTGGTCCCATTCCTACTGAGTTGGGGAATTTGAAAAACCTCAATGATATGGAGCTATCCCATAATCAGCTTAGTGGTTCAATTCCAACCACTTTAGGCGATTTAACTGGCCTCAAAATTCTGTACCTTCATTCTAACCAACTTTCTGGTCCCATTCCTACTGAGTTGGGGAATTTGAAAAACCTCAATGATATGGAGCTATCCCATAATCAGCTTAGTGGTTCAATTCCAACCACTTTAGGCGATTTAACTGGCCTCAAAATTCTGTACCTTTATTCTAACCAACTTTCTGGTCCCATTCCTAGTGAGTTGGGGAATTTGAAAAATCTCAATGAGATGGAGCTATCCGATAATCAGCTTAGTGGTTCAATTCCAACCACTTTAGGCGATTTAATTGGCCTCAAAATTCTGTACCTTGATTCTAACCAACTTTCTGGTCCCATTCCTACTGAGTTGGGGAATTTGAAAAACCTCAATGATATGGAGCTATCCCATAATCAGCTTAGTGGTTCAATTCCAACCACTTTAGGCGATTTAACTGGCCTCAAAATTCTGTACCTTCATTCTAACCAACTTTCTGGTCCCATTCCTAGTGAGTTGGGAAATTTGAAAAACCTCAATGATATGGCGCTATCCGATAATCAGCTTAGTGGTTCAATTCCAACCACTTTAGGCGATTTAATGGAGCTTGAAACTCTCTACCTTTATTCTAACCAACTTTCTGGTCCCATTCCTAGTGAGTTGGGGAATTTGAAAAATCTCAATGAGATGGAGCTATCCGATAATCAGCTTAGTGGTTCAATTCCAACCACTTTAGGCGATTTAATTGGCCTCAAAATTCTGTACCTTCATTCTAACCAACTTTCTGGTCCCATTCCTACTGAGTTGGGGAATTTGAAAAACCTCAATGATATGGAGCTATCCCATAATCAGCTTAGTGGTTCAATTCCAACCACTTTAGGCGATTTAACTGGCCTCAAAATTCTGTACCTTCATTTTAACCAACTTTCTGGTCCCATTCCTAGTGAGTTGGGGAATTTGAAAAACCTCAATGAGATGGAGCTATCCGATAATCAGCTTAGTGGTTCAATTCCAACCACTTTAGGCGATTTAATTGACCTCAAAATTCTGTACCTTCATTCTAACCAACTTTCTGGTCCCATTCCAAACGAACTTGCATATTTGGATAACTTGGTTTCCCTGTCAATGTCTTACAATGACTTTTCAGGCCAGTTGCCAGAGCGGCTTTGCCAAGGTGGGAAACTTGAGAACTTAACAGTCAATAGTAACAATCTTACAGGGCCAATCCCAAGAAGCTTGAGCAAGTGCTGGAGTTTGAAAAGGGTTCGCTTCAATAACAACAGTTTTAGTGGGAATTTATCTGATGCATTTGGCATCCATCCAGAGCTTCTGTTCATTGATTTGAGTGACAATGATTTTCGTGGTGAACTCAGCAGCAACTGGGGGAAATGCAAAAAATTGACTGATCTGCGGATAGCCAGAAATAACATTGGTGGCAGCATACCGCCAGAAATTGGAAACATCAAAGGGCTTCTAGGACTAGATCTTTCATCGAATCATTTGATTGGGCAGATTCCAAAGGAATTTGGAAAATTAACCTCTCTGGTTAATCTTTTTGTGCAAAACAACTATATTTCAGGCAATATACCTCGGGAACTTGGGTCACTGATAAAGTTAGAGTCCCTCGATCTGTCAGACAACAGATTGAATGGGTCGATCCCAACGTTTATAGGAGATTTCATGCACTTGTTTCAGTTGAACCTGAGCAACAACAAATTTGGCCAAAATATTCCAATGGAGATAGGGAGGATAACTCAGCTTAATGTACTTGATTTGAGCCATAATCTTCTGGTTGGAGATATGCCCCCTCAGTTAGCCAATTTGAAGGTGTTGGTAAACTTAAATCTTTCCCACAATGGCCTATCTGGGCGCATTCCGGAAGAACTCGAAAGTTTGACTGGTTTGCAGGATGTCGTATTGTCATACAATGAGTTGGAGGGTTCAATCCCAAATAATAAAGCTTTTATGAATGCTTCATTAGAAGGTAATAAAGGTCTTTGCGGCAATGTAACTGGACTTCAGCCCTGCAAAAGACCATCTTCTGTGGTGAAGAAGCACTCATTGGCGAAGGGACGTAAACTCATCCTCATCACTGTACTTCCTGTTATGGGAGCACTAGTTCTACTCTGTGTTTTCATTGGTGTTCCGTTTATGTGTgataaaagaaggaaaattgGAGATGTTGAAAGAAGGGATGATGGTTGGCTTTCAATATCCATGTTAGATGGAAAGGCATTGTACAGGGACATCTTAAACGCCACAGAAGAGTTTGATGCAAAATTTTGCATCGGGCAGGGAGGACACGGAAGCGCTTACAAGGTAAACCTTCCATCATTAGGGAATATAGCTGTGAAGAGACTTCATTCTTCATTTGAGAATGCACATCCCAAAAGCTTCATGAATGAGGTAAGGGCATTGACTGGGATCAAGCACCGGAACATTGTGAACCTCTACGGCTATTGTTCGAATGCACATCACTCATTCTTGGTTTATGAGTATGTGGAGAGGGGGAGTTTGTCTAGTATTTTGAGCAATGAAGTTGAGTCCAAGAAATTGGATTGGCTTAAAAGGGTGAATATCATCAAAGGTGTTGCTTTTGCTTTATCTTACATGCACCAGGATTGTTCACCACCAATTGTTCATCGAGACATATCAAGCAGTAATGTTTTGCTTGATTCTGAGTATGAAGCTCGTGTTTCAGATTTTGGCATAGCTAAGCTTCTCAAGCCAGACTCATCCAACTGCACTACGCTAGCAGGCACATATGGCTATGTTGCACCTG AGCTTGCATATACTATGAAGGTTACGCAAATGTGTGATGTGTATAGCTTTGGAGTATTATCATTGGAGATAATCAAAGGAAAGCATCTTGGGGAATACATTACTGTGCTAGCAAATTCATCGATTATAGATCATGAGCAGCTTAGCGATTTGCTGGATGAACGTCTTCCATATCCTGAAGATAGAGTAAAAGAGGTTTTGGTTTTTATCATCAAGCTAGCATGCTCTTGTTTGCTTGAAACTCCAAAATCAAGGCCAACAATGCACTTCATATCTCATAAGTTATCATCAATGGATGCACGTCCACATACTCGTCAGAGAAACCCCCATGTAAGGCGAGCTACATAA
- the LOC129902214 gene encoding serine/arginine-rich splicing factor SC35-like gives MSHFGRSGPPDIKDTYSLLVLNVTFRTTADDLFPLFDKYGKVVDVFIPRDRRTGDSRGFAFVRYKYQDEAQKAVEKLDGRVVDGREIMVRFAKYGPNAERIDKGRILEPVQRTKGRSRSRSPRPRHRDHYRDRDSRRRSRSRSRSRGRYDRDQYRGRDKDYRHRSRSRSPDYHKGRGRGKYDEDRRSRSRSHGSASPARRSVSPRRSPSPRRTTPSRDASPDGRNHNDRSPTPKSISPRGRRAGSRSPLPRSDADD, from the exons ATGTCTCACTTCGGTAGATCAGGTCCTCCGGACATCAAAGACACCTACTCTCTGCTCGTTCTCAACGTTACTTTCC GTACCACTGCTGATGACTTGTTTCCTCTATTCGATAAGTATGGAAAAGTAGTCGATGTCTTTATTCCTAGAGACCGAAG GACGGGAGACTCTAGGGGTTTTGCATTTGTGCGGTACAAGTATCAGGATGAGGCTCAAAAGGCAGTGGAAAAGCTTGATG GAAGAGTTGTAGATGGTCGAGAAATAATGGTTCGATTTGCAAAGTATGGCCCAAATGCTGAGAGAAT TGACAAAGGtagaattttggagcctgtACAGAGGACAAAGGGAAGGTCAAGAAGCCGCAGTCCTAGACCAAG GCATCGAGATCATTATAGGGACAGGGATTCTAGAAGGAGAAGCCGAAGTAGAAGTAGAAGTAGGGGAAGGTATGACCGTGATCAATACCGTGGAAGAGACAAAGATTACCGTCATCGGAGCAGAAGCCGCAGCCCTGATTACCACAAAGGTCGTGGTAGAGGTAAATATGACGAGGACAGACGCAGCAGAAGTCGGTCTCATGGAAG TGCCTCCCCTGCTCGCCGTAGCGTCAGTCCTCGAAGGAGCCCTTCTCCACGTAGAACAACCCCTTCTAGGGATGCTAGTCCAGATGGACGTAATCACAATGACCGGTCTCCAACTCCAAAGAGTATCTCTCCGCGGGGTAGACGTGCTGGCTCTCGCAGCCCCTTGCCACGTTCTGATGCTGAT GATTAA